The Musa acuminata AAA Group cultivar baxijiao chromosome BXJ1-3, Cavendish_Baxijiao_AAA, whole genome shotgun sequence genome window below encodes:
- the LOC135631074 gene encoding uncharacterized protein LOC135631074 has product MAWSTRFLTAVAFLAVGVIFAPDVLGSGPESPAAVVTAAKLCHLLAFATSWGTALWVTFIGGIIMFKNLPRHQFGNLQGKMFPAYFMVLSVCAAVSVAAFAYLHPWSLASPIERYQLGFLLSALGFDLSNLIVFTPMTIEMMKKRHKIERDLGIGEEVGGSKNLEAAKTNPQLAAMNKKFGMIHGLSSLANIMAFGSLAIHSWYLAGKLHF; this is encoded by the exons ATGGCGTGGTCGACCCGCTTCCTCACGGCGGTGGCGTTCCTCGCGGTCGGAGTCATCTTCGCGCCTGACGTCCTCGGATCGGGGCCGGAATCCCCCGCTGCCGTTGTCACCGCCGCCAAGCTGTGCCACCTCCTCGCCTTCGCTACCTCCTGGGGCACCGCCCTCTGGGTCACCTTCATCGGCGGCATCATCATGTTCAA AAATTTGCCGAGGCATCAGTTCGGTAATCTTCAGGGCAAGATGTTCCCGGCGTACTTCATGGTGTTGTCTGTGTGCGCGGCAGTTTCGGTGGCAGCGTTCGCCTATCTCCATCCATGGAGCTTGGCCTCGCCCATTGAAAGGTACCAGCTTGGTTTTCTCCTTTCTGCGCTTGGCTTCGACCTCTCCAACCTGATTGTCTTCACCCCAATGACCATCGAG ATGATGAAGAAGAGGCACAAGATCGAAAGAGATCTAGGCATTGGTGAGGAAGTTGGAGGGTCAAAGAATTTGGAAGCGGCAAAAACCAATCCACAACTTGCAGCTATGAACAAGAAATTCGGAATGATCCATGGCTTGTCGTCACTTGCCAACATCATGGCATTTGGCAGCCTTGCCATTCATTCGTGGTACTTAGCCGGAAAGCTTCACTTCTGA
- the LOC103978936 gene encoding calreticulin, with the protein MAIRRRPPLAAALAAALAVVSIVSADVYFEERFGDGWENRWVKSDWKKDENTAGDWNYTSGKWTGDPEDKGIQTAEDYRFYAISAEFPEFSNKDKTLVLQFSVKHEQKLDCGGGYIKLLSGEVDQKKFGGDTPYSIMFGPDICGYTTKKVHAIFSRDEKNHLIKKDVPCETDQLTHVYTFIVRSDATYSILVDNKEKQTGSLYSDWDILPPKQIKDPDAKKPEDWDDKEYIPDPDDKKPEGYDDIPKEIPDPDAKKPEDWDEEEDGEWTVPTIPNPEYKGPWKQKKIKNPDYKGKWKAPMIDNPDFKDDPFIYAFSNLRYVGIELWQVKSGTLFDNILVCDDPEYAMKFAEETWGKNKDAEKAAFDEAEKNKQEEEAKDEDSDLDGEDEEDAEDDTDSKSDSDAEEEKETTHDEL; encoded by the exons ATGGCGATCCGGAGGAGGCCTCCTCTCGCCGCCGCGCTAGCTGCGGCGCTCGCCGTCGTCTCGATCGTCTCCGCCGATGTCTACTTCGAGGAGCGATTCGGAG ATGGATGGGAGAATCGGTGGGTCAAATCTGACTGGAAGAAGGATGAGAACACGGCTGGAGACTGGAACTACACCTCTGGCAAATGGACTGGCGATCCAGAGGATAAAG GTATCCAAACTGCTGAAGACTATAGATTCTATGCCATTTCGGCAGAGTTCCCCGAGTTCAGCAACAAGGACAAGACATTAGTTTTGCAATTCTCAGTTAAACATGAGCAGAAACTTGACTGTGGAGGTGGTTATATTAAGCTGCTTAGTGGTGAAGTTGATCAGAAGAAATTTGGTGGAGATACTCCTTACAG TATTATGTTTGGACCAGATATCTGTGGGTATACAACTAAGAAGGTTCATGCCATCTTCTCACGGGATGAAAAGAACCACTTAATCAAGAAGGATGTTCCATGTGAGACTGATCAGCTCACTCATGTTTACACTTTCATTGTTCGCTCGGATGCTACATACAGCATCCTTGTTGATAACaaggagaagcaaacaggtagctTATATAGTGATTGGGATATCCTTCCTCCAAAGCAAATCAAGGATCCTGATGCCAAGAAG CCAGAAGATTGGGATGACAAGGAGTACATCCCTGATCCTGACGACAAGAAACCAGAG GGGTATGATGACATTCCCAAGGAGATTCCTGATCCTGAtgcaaaaaag CCAGAAGattgggatgaagaagaagatggtgaATGGACAGTTCCAACCATTCCAAACCCCGAGTACAAGGGACCCTGGAAGCAAAAG AAAATTAAGAATCCTGACTACAAGGGGAAGTGGAAGGCACCAATGATTGATAATCCAG ATTTCAAGGATGACCCGTTCATCTACGCTTTCTCCAACTTGAGATACGTAGGCATCGAGTTATGGCAG GTCAAATCTGGGACTCTGTTTGACAACATATTGGTCTGTGATGACCCTGAGTATGCAATGAAATTTGCTGAAGAAACATGGGGCAAGAATAAAGAT GCTGAGAAGGCAGCATTTGATGAGGCTGAGAAAAACAAGCAAGAAGAG GAAGCCAAAGATGAAGATTCAGATTTAGAT GGCGAAGATGAGGAAGATGCAGAAGATGATACTGATTCAAAGTCTGATTCAGAcgcagaagaagaaaaggagactACTCAC GACGAGCTTTAG
- the LOC103978935 gene encoding uncharacterized protein LOC103978935 isoform X1, translated as MSSKKEEKAQVAADRIKAAALSAAKGLSRAQAERAAAAAARNVNAYGQKEEGPSRWQERKEAKRQMYLMSTEKAVRLGERKDLKSCVSSSGGTSQCQKCYQVGHWTYECKNERVYISRPSRTQQLKNPKLKMTPSVSYESDDPDIVKEVRDERHNKKEAGKKSSTKSKRKHRSGTDSEEDSSEASSVFETESESSYSYSSSDSEERRRRKKKLKKRKHRRYSSSSDSSESESASDSDSDEKSKRKKSRRHTRKRGRIVVPREASGGTRSYRSQGAVSHGGRVHVHVLLVRPFLYRSFFPGLILFSGPRIDQMRRTLHQFPACTPCVQD; from the exons ATGTCAagtaaaaaggaagagaaagctcAGGTTGCAGCTGATCGTATAAAAGCAGCAGCGCTATCAGCTGCAAAAGGTCTTAGTCGAGCTCAAGCTGAGCGAGCCGCCGCCGCTGCAGCTCGAAATGTGAATGCTTATGGTCAGAAGGAAGAAGGACCAAGCCGATGGCAAGAGAGGAAGGAAGCAAAGCGCCAAATGTACTTGATGAGTACAGAGAAAGCTGTCAGATTGGGTGAGAGGAAGGATCTCAAGTCTTGTGTTTCCTCTTCTGGTGGCACGTCCCAGTGTCAAAAGTGTTATCAGGTTGGCCATTGGACTTATGAATGCAAGAATGAACGTGTCTACATCTCACGGCCCTCAAGAACTCAGCAGCTCAAAAACCCCAAGTTGAAGATGACCCCCTCGGTGTCATATGAATCGGACGACCCTGACATTGTGAAGGAAGTAAGGGATGAAAGACACAACAAGAAAGAGGCAGGGAAGAAGAGTAGCACAAAGAGCAAGAGAAAGCACAGATCTGGTACTGATTCGGAGGAGGACAGTAGTGAGGCTTCTTCTGTGTTTGAAACAGAGAGTGAGTCTAGCTATAGTTACAGTTCATCTGATTCGGAGGAAAGGAGGCGACGAAAAAAGAAGCTTAAGAAAAGGAAACATAGAAGGTACAGCTCGTCCTCTGATTCTTCCGAGTCTGAATCAGCTTCGGATAGTGATTCTGATGAAAAGAGCAAAAGGAAGAAGAGCCGACGGCACACCCGCAAACG GGGCCGTATCGTTGTTCCGAGAGAAGCTTCTGGAGGCACCCGGAGTTATCGATCACAAGGAGCTGTCAGCCACGGCGGCCGAGTCCACGTGCATGTCCTCCTGGTCCGACCGTTCCTCTATCGATCCTTCTTCCCCGGTCTTATCCTGTTCTCCGGTCCACGGATCGACCAGATGCGTAGAACACTGCACCAGTTTCCTGCATGCACGCCTTGCGTGCAAGACTAG
- the LOC103978935 gene encoding uncharacterized protein LOC103978935 isoform X2, translating to MSSKKEEKAQVAADRIKAAALSAAKGLSRAQAERAAAAAARNVNAYGQKEEGPSRWQERKEAKRQMYLMSTEKAVRLGERKDLKSCVSSSGGTSQCQKCYQVGHWTYECKNERVYISRPSRTQQLKNPKLKMTPSVSYESDDPDIVKEVRDERHNKKEAGKKSSTKSKRKHRSGTDSEEDSSEASSVFETESESSYSYSSSDSEERRRRKKKLKKRKHRRYSSSSDSSESESASDSDSDEKSKRKKSRRHTRKR from the coding sequence ATGTCAagtaaaaaggaagagaaagctcAGGTTGCAGCTGATCGTATAAAAGCAGCAGCGCTATCAGCTGCAAAAGGTCTTAGTCGAGCTCAAGCTGAGCGAGCCGCCGCCGCTGCAGCTCGAAATGTGAATGCTTATGGTCAGAAGGAAGAAGGACCAAGCCGATGGCAAGAGAGGAAGGAAGCAAAGCGCCAAATGTACTTGATGAGTACAGAGAAAGCTGTCAGATTGGGTGAGAGGAAGGATCTCAAGTCTTGTGTTTCCTCTTCTGGTGGCACGTCCCAGTGTCAAAAGTGTTATCAGGTTGGCCATTGGACTTATGAATGCAAGAATGAACGTGTCTACATCTCACGGCCCTCAAGAACTCAGCAGCTCAAAAACCCCAAGTTGAAGATGACCCCCTCGGTGTCATATGAATCGGACGACCCTGACATTGTGAAGGAAGTAAGGGATGAAAGACACAACAAGAAAGAGGCAGGGAAGAAGAGTAGCACAAAGAGCAAGAGAAAGCACAGATCTGGTACTGATTCGGAGGAGGACAGTAGTGAGGCTTCTTCTGTGTTTGAAACAGAGAGTGAGTCTAGCTATAGTTACAGTTCATCTGATTCGGAGGAAAGGAGGCGACGAAAAAAGAAGCTTAAGAAAAGGAAACATAGAAGGTACAGCTCGTCCTCTGATTCTTCCGAGTCTGAATCAGCTTCGGATAGTGATTCTGATGAAAAGAGCAAAAGGAAGAAGAGCCGACGGCACACCCGCAAACGGTAG
- the LOC103978934 gene encoding ocs element-binding factor 1, with the protein MSAARSRQSLLAVNERTQKRKLSNRESARRSRMRKQQHLLELTSDETRLKLENGQILERVERLAQGHQWLESENAVLRAEVAELAESLRSLESVLCYAEEFDGVATDAVKPSDHLLRRWPPACVMASASDAMLFLV; encoded by the coding sequence ATGTCAGCCGCAAGGAGCCGCCAGAGTTTGCTCGCGGTGAACGAGAGGACGCAGAAGAGGAAGCTGTCCAACCGGGAGTCAGCGAGGCGGTCGCGGATGAGGAAGCAGCAGCACCTGCTGGAGCTGACGAGCGACGAGACTCGGCTGAAGTTGGAGAACGGGCAGATACTGGAGCGGGTGGAGAGGCTGGCGCAGGGCCACCAGTGGCTGGAGTCCGAGAACGCCGTGCTCAGGGCGGAGGTGGCGGAACTGGCCGAGTCGCTGCGGTCGCTCGAGTCGGTGCTCTGCTACGCGGAGGAGTTCGACGGGGTGGCGACGGACGCGGTTAAGCCCTCGGATCATCTTCTCCGTCGGTGGCCGCCGGCTTGCGTCATGGCGTCAGCTTCGGACGCCATGCTCTTCCTTGTCTGA
- the LOC103978933 gene encoding serine/threonine-protein kinase 12: MEVPADELLKKIQELEAGHAQLKQEMSKLVPADGHRAGRSECGLSHSVSPQRTTAPLQRRRSGGLEGASPPRGKVSGSFGHSSRLQLESQGTSSSTDGAAGLGLSERQYLKILQSMGQSVHIFDLDGRIIYWNRSAENLYGYSASEALGRNAIELLVDVCDFNIASNIVQHITTGESWTGKFTVKNKLGERFLAIATSTPFYDDDGSLVGIICVSSDSRSFQDSASPPTATNPRASACSTASRPRISFINKHGSDPQQPIQVAIASKITNLATKVTCKVRSRIKLGENNLEREIRTRDSQCSYHNAISSGHKEDGAPSGASTLTRDVPPCACGRNSAMIEEKSPGKATKVKNDEDEGKTGIYKIISKTEALFANKGISWHWKGHEQDGNDSKHRFVWPWLHGNQENDSNYPKASEFGARTETQVTENNRTGNNEASGSWSSHNANSISSVSSSGSIGGTAVQKADINTDCLDYEILWEDLTIGEQIGQGSCGTVYHALWYGSDVAVKVFSKQEYSDEVIFSFRQEVSLMKRLRHPNILLFMGAVTSPHRLCIVTEFLPRGSLFRLLQRNTMKLDCRRRTLMALDIARGMNYLHHCNPPIIHRDLKSSNLLVDKNWTVKVGDFGLSRLKHETCLTTKTGKGTPQWMAPECLRNEPSDEKSDVYSYGVILWELVTEEIPWYNLNSMQVIAAVGFMNQRLDLPKDLDPQWVSIIESCWHSEPKCRPNFQELIERFRDLQRQHAVQSHMQRPTPSETAPSTAKASSQDGNEPE; this comes from the exons ATGGAAGTCCCAGCAGACGAGCTGCTGAAGAAGATCCAGGAGCTGGAGGCGGGGCATGCGCAGCTGAAGCAGGAGATGTCGAAGCTGGTGCCCGCGGATGGTCACCGAGCGGGCCGATCCGAATGCGGCCTGTCCCACTCGGTGTCGCCTCAGCGGACGACGGCGCCGCTGCAGCGGCGGAGGAGCGGAGGCCTCGAGGGGGCCTCACCGCCCCGGGGGAAGGTCTCCGGCTCCTTCGGCCACTCGTCGAGGCTGCAGTTGGAGAGCCAGGGGACAAGCAGCTCCACCGATGGTGCGGCCGGCCTCGGCCTCTCGGAAAGGCAGTACCTGAAAATTCTGCAGTCGATGGGGCAATCGGTCCATATATTCGATCTCGACGGCAGGATTATATATTG GAATCGGTCAGCGGAAAATCTGTATGGATATTCTGCATCTGAAGCTCTTGGTCGGAATGCAATTGAGTTGCTTGTTGATGTATGTGATTTCAACATTGCTAGTAACATAGTTCAACATATAACTACCGGAGAGAGCTGGACCGGGAAGTTCACCGTGAAGAACAAGTTAGGAGAACGTTTTCTAGCTATTGCCACCAGCACCCCCTTTTATGATGATGATGGTAGTTTGGTTGGCATCATTTGTGTTTCAAGTGATTCAAGGTCCTTTCAGGACTCGGCATCCCCTCCAACCGCCACCAACCCACGGGCATCTGCCTGCAGTACTGCAAGTCGACCAAGAATAAGTTTTATTAATAAGCATGGATCTGATCCTCAGCAACCAATCCAGGTTGCTATTGCATCCAAAATTACAAACCTG GCCACTAAGGTTACATGCAAAGTTCGTTCTCGAATAAAGCTAGGCGAAAACAATTTGGAACGTGAGATTCGAACCAGAGATAGCCAGTGTTCTTATCACAATGCAATTTCATCAGGCCACAAGGAGGATGGTGCTCCAAGTGGAGCTAGCACACTTACAAGAGATGTACCACCTTGCGCATGTGGCAGGAACTCTGCTATGATAGAGGAAAAGTCTCCTGGCAAAGCAACTAAAGTAAAAAATGATGAAGATGAAGGAAAAACAGGCATATACAAGATCATAAGCAAGACAGAGGCATTATTTGCCAATAAGGGGATATCATGGCATTGGAAAGGGCATGAGCAGGATGGTAATGATTCAAAGCATCGATTTGTCTGGCCATGGCTGCATGGTAATCAAGAAAATGACAGCAATTATCCAAAGGCATCTGAATTTGGTGCAAGAACAGAAACTCAAGTAACTGAAAATAACCGGACAGGCAATAATGAAGCTTCTGGGTCCTGGTCCTCTCATAATGCAAACAGCATAAGTAGTGTTAGTAGCAGTGGGAGCATCGGCGGCACTGCTGTTCAGAAGGCGGATATCAATACTGACTGCTTAGATTATGAGATCTTATGGGAAGACCTTACAATTGGAGAACAAATAGGTCAAG GTTCTTGTGGGACTGTATATCACGCTTTGTGGTATGGATCG GATGTGGCAGTTAAAGTATTCTCAAAGCAGGAATACTCTGATGAAGTAATATTTTCCTTTAGACAAGAG GTGTCACTCATGAAGAGGCTACGACATCCGAATATACTACTTTTTATGGGTGCAGTTACTTCTCCTCATCGCCTTTGTATTGTGACAGAATTTCTTCCACG TGGGAGTTTATTCCGTTTACTGCAAAGAAACACAATGAAATTGGACTGCAGACGGCGTACTCTCATGGCTCTAGATATT GCAAGAGGGATGAATTATCTTCATCATTGCAATCCTCCTATCATCCATCGTGATTTGAAGTCATCAAATTTGTTGGTTGATAAGAATTGGACAGTCAAG GTTGGTGATTTTGGCCTTTCACGTTTGAAGCATGAAACTTGCTTAACCACGAAAACTGGGAAAGGAACG CCACAATGGATGGCTCCGGAATGTCTTCGAAATGAACCTTCAGATGAGAA GTCGGATGTGTACAGCTATGGCGTAATACTTTGGGAACTTGTCACTGAGGAAATCCCTTGGTATAATCTCAATTCAATGCAG GTCATCGCAGCTGTGGGATTCATGAACCAAAGGTTAGATCTCCCCAAAGATCTGGACCCACAATGGGTATCGATAATCGAGAGCTGTTGGCATAG CGAACCAAAATGTCGACCAAACTTCCAAGAACTTATAGAAAGATTTAGAGATTTGCAGAGACAACATGCTGTCCAGTCTCACATGCAGCGTCCCACACCCAGTGAAACCGCACCAAGTACTGCAAAAGCAAGCTCTCAAGATGGGAATGAGCCGGAGTAG
- the LOC135631125 gene encoding pentatricopeptide repeat-containing protein At3g14580, mitochondrial-like gives MKEARRPRVGRGFPLSKPSLAIAVLRRARYKTRRMDCKWLSQAVPYISHVDSRMVRISRYATSSFSKLNYMHDGDKLCMERLDHKDWLAPNEMLKIFRNVRNPELIINAFKKAARRIDYRPSEALYSLLIDRLAYSRKFAYVEDLLDKAKCEKCRLSDDFFYRLIKMYGNVANHPDKAIETLLKMPDFNCWPTVKTFNYVLNMLVNTRQFEVIHEVYLSAPRLGITLDTCCFNILIKGLCDCDKLDAAFSLLHEIPKQGCRPNATTYSTIMHYLCKHDKVSEALELCDRMQKNGCHPDTITFNILISGLCKQGRVSEGMEFLKTMKLKGCYPNSGTYQALLYGLLSAKKFVEAKDFMGIMISEGVKPSYSSYKLIICGLCRENLLTDAELVLEQMVHQGFVPRMGTWKMILACML, from the exons ATGAAAGAAGCGCGCCGCCCACGAGTCGGTCGAGGTTTCCCTTTGTCGAAGCCATCACTTGCGATCGCCGTTCTCCGCCGAGCGAG GTATAAAACACGGCGTATGGATTGCAAATGGTTGTCTCAAGCTGTTCCTTATATTTCACATGTTGATTCTAGAATGGTTAGGATATCAAGATACGCCACATCTTCCTTCTCAAAGTTGAATTACATGCATGATGGTGACAAATTATGTATGGAGAGGTTGGATCACAAGGACTGGCTAGCACCAAATGAAATGCTGAAAATATTTAGAAATGTGAGAAATCCTGAACTTATTATTAATGCATTCAAAAAAGCTGCTAGACGTATTGATTATAGACCTAGTGAAGCGCTTTATAGTTTGTTGATTGATAGACTTGCTTACTCTCGGAAATTTGCTTATGTTGAGGATCTCCTAGACAAGGCTAAATGCGAGAAGTGCAGACTTTCTGATGACTTCTTTTATAGATTGATCAAAATGTATGGTAATGTGGCAAATCATCCTGATAAGGCAATTGAAACGCTCCTCAAGATGCCAGATTTTAATTGTTGGCCCACTGTCAAAACCTTCAATTATGTTCTTAACATGCTTGTCAATACTCGGCAGTTTGAGGTTATTCATGAGGTTTATTTAAGTGCTCCAAGATTGGGTATAACCCTTGACACATGTTGCTTTAACATTCTGATCAAGGGTTTGTGTGACTGTGATAAGTTGGATGCTGCTTTTTCCTTGCTGCATGAAATTCCAAAGCAGGGATGCAGACCTAATGCAACTACTTATTCAACAATTATGCATTATCTCTGTAAGCATGACAAGGTAAGCGAAGCTCTGGAACTTTGTGACAGAATGCAGAAAAATGGTTGTCATCCAGACACAATAACATTCAACATATTAATTTCTGGTCTGTGCAAACAAGGAAGAGTGTCAGAGGGTATGGAATTCTTAAAGACTATGAAGTTAAAGGGATGTTATCCAAATTCAGGAACATACCAGGCACTACTTTATGGTTTGCTTAGTGCAAAGAAATTTGTGGAGGCTAAGGATTTCATGGGTATAATGATATCTGAAGGTGTTAAGCCTAGTTATTCATCATACAAGCTGATCATTTGTGGTCTTTGTAGGGAGAATCTTTTGACTGATGCTGAGCTGGTCCTGGAGCAGATGGTGCACCAAGGATTTGTCCCACGAATGGGCACCTGGAAGATGATCCTTGCATGcatgctctag